One Diospyros lotus cultivar Yz01 chromosome 1, ASM1463336v1, whole genome shotgun sequence genomic window carries:
- the LOC127801065 gene encoding uncharacterized protein LOC127801065, translating into MAPLLVLPQAQHPTAIDKPHVQGRVFTLTQVEAKKGNDNIQGILTLYEIDVHALFDTGSTNSFITPRVACHIPVLKVSLSYYLIVTTPRNTELVGSEICRDCKIKVHDRELPGDLVVLDIKDFDLILGMDWLSRHHAKVDCYGKVIHFELPQQATIVYRGIKPMSSTPMISVMKAEKLVHHSYEAYLAFVTTGKENRMELSKIPMVRDFPNVFPDELSGLPPPREVDFTIELVPRMQPISKAPYRMAPNELNELKVQLQELIEKGFIRPNASP; encoded by the coding sequence ATGGCTCCACTTTTGGTGTTACCGCAAGCACAACACCCAACAGCTATTGATAAGCCTCATGTTCAGGGGCGAGTGTTTACTTTAACTCAAGTTGAGGCCAAGAAGGGAAACGACAATATCCAAGGTATTCTCACTCTGTATGAGATTGATGTGCATGCCTTATTCGATACAGGGTCTACAAATTCTTTTATTACACCTCGAGTTGCATGCCATATACCAGTCCTGAAAGTATCACTATCGTACTATTTGATTGTGACCACGCCCAGGAATACAGAGTTGGTGGGTAGTGAGATTTGTAGAGATTGCAAGATTAAGGTGCATGATAGGGAGCTGCCAGGTGATCTAGTGGTGTTAGATATAAAGGATTTTGACCTTATATTGGGCATGGATTGGTTATCCAGACATCATGCTAAGGTTGATTGTTATGGGAAGGTGATTCATTTTGAATTACCTCAGCAGGCGACCATTGTGTATAGGGGCATCAAACCAATGAGCTCAACTCCCATGATTTCGGTAATGAAGGCGGAGAAGCTAGTGCATCATAGTTATGAGGCGTACTTGGCCTTTGTGACGACAGGCAAGGAGAATAGGATGGAATTATCAAAAATTCCAATGGTTCGGGATTTTCCCAATGTGTTTCCGGATGAGTTGTCGGGATTGCCACCTCCAAGGGAGGTTGACTTCACCATTGAGTTAGTACCGAGGATGCAGCCTATTTCTAAGGCACCTTACAGGATGGCCCCGAATGAACTGAATGAGCTGAAAGTGCAATTGCAAGAGTTAATTGAGAAGGGATTCATTCGCCCGAATGCCTCCCCTTAG